One bacterium BMS3Abin08 genomic window carries:
- the vnfA gene encoding nitrogen fixation protein VnfA, whose product METNNYNKELTALLEVSRVLTESFNLEENIPSAMKTLSKILDMQRGCVYLLDPVSRELRIMAAYGLSREEIRKGKYKIGEGIVGRVIKSGKAMFVPNIGNEPKFLNKTGSRPDKQGISFLCIPIELKGDVLGVISVDRIYSGEHGSVDDDIRVLSIVSSLIAQFLGLWKSYREVEKERQELRLQLKERFSLPNLVGESDRFQSVLKAVSKVAGTDATVLLLGESGTGKELIARTIHYQSPRAKGPFVAVNCAALPENLLEMELFGAEKGAFTGATERRIGRFERAKGGTLFLDEIGELPLTVQAKLLRVLQERVFERLGSSEPVRVDVRIITATNRNLIDEMRRGSFREDLYWRLNVVSILMPSLRERKEDIPVLADHYLNLFNRKYKKTLFLSPEARELLKKHYWPGNIRELANTLERLVIMAEKPVIEKTDLPFNMFVEEKRSPSQNGAFKNGSLSSEVENIERERIVQALMDNNYIQSRAARTLGITPRQLGYRIKKYGINV is encoded by the coding sequence ATGGAAACAAACAACTATAATAAAGAACTCACAGCTCTTCTCGAGGTAAGCAGGGTGCTGACGGAGTCTTTTAACCTGGAGGAAAACATCCCCTCTGCAATGAAGACCCTGAGTAAAATCCTTGATATGCAGAGGGGCTGTGTTTATCTCCTTGACCCCGTATCAAGGGAACTCAGGATAATGGCAGCCTATGGGCTTTCACGCGAGGAGATAAGAAAGGGAAAATACAAGATAGGCGAGGGGATAGTGGGCCGTGTTATCAAGAGCGGCAAAGCCATGTTTGTTCCCAATATCGGTAATGAGCCGAAATTCTTGAACAAAACCGGCTCGCGGCCCGATAAACAGGGGATCTCTTTTCTCTGTATACCGATAGAACTCAAGGGTGATGTCCTTGGGGTTATCAGTGTGGACAGGATCTACTCCGGAGAGCACGGGAGCGTTGATGATGACATAAGGGTCTTAAGCATTGTCTCCTCGTTGATCGCCCAGTTCTTAGGGTTATGGAAGAGTTACCGGGAGGTGGAGAAGGAACGCCAGGAACTGCGACTCCAACTGAAGGAGCGGTTCAGCCTGCCTAACCTCGTCGGGGAGTCCGACAGGTTTCAATCGGTGCTGAAGGCGGTTTCAAAGGTGGCGGGTACTGATGCCACTGTGCTGCTTCTTGGTGAGAGTGGGACAGGGAAGGAACTTATTGCCCGGACCATCCATTACCAGAGTCCGAGGGCAAAGGGACCTTTTGTGGCTGTAAACTGTGCAGCCCTGCCGGAGAACCTTCTGGAGATGGAACTCTTCGGCGCAGAAAAGGGAGCCTTCACAGGTGCAACCGAGCGGAGGATAGGAAGGTTTGAACGTGCAAAGGGGGGAACCCTGTTCCTGGATGAGATAGGCGAGTTGCCTCTTACAGTGCAGGCAAAACTCCTGAGGGTGCTTCAGGAGCGGGTCTTTGAACGGCTTGGTTCCTCAGAGCCTGTAAGGGTGGATGTGAGAATAATTACCGCCACAAACCGCAATCTCATTGACGAGATGAGAAGGGGTTCCTTCAGGGAGGACCTCTACTGGAGGCTCAACGTGGTATCGATTTTGATGCCTTCTCTCAGGGAGAGGAAGGAGGATATTCCTGTTCTGGCTGATCACTACCTGAATCTGTTCAACAGAAAATATAAAAAAACGCTTTTCCTTTCACCTGAGGCAAGAGAACTACTGAAAAAGCACTACTGGCCCGGTAATATTCGTGAACTGGCCAATACGCTGGAAAGGCTTGTTATAATGGCGGAGAAACCTGTGATCGAGAAAACAGACCTGCCTTTCAATATGTTCGTTGAAGAAAAGAGATCCCCAAGTCAGAACGGAGCCTTTAAGAATGGTTCACTCAGTTCCGAGGTTGAAAATATAGAAAGGGAGCGTATTGTCCAGGCACTCATGGATAACAACTACATCCAGAGCCGTGCTGCCCGGACCCTCGGGATTACACCCCGGCAGCTTGGATACAGGATAAAGAAGTACGGTATTAACGTTTGA
- the nrgA_3 gene encoding ammonium transporter NrgA: MSLKESGGMVKRIFFLIAMVLITSGPAYAAGSQGIDSGDTAWLLISTALVMLMTPGLAFFYGGMVRRKNVLDTIMHSFIILCTVSVVWVLWGYTLAFGPDIGGVVGSLKWIGLAGIGNEPAPMAPGVPHLIFMMFQGMFAVITPALITGAFAERIKFSAVIIFTVLWTTFVYSPIAHWVWGGGWIGTKIGALDFAGGTVVHINSAIAAIVAALIVGKRKGYLKETIMPHDLTMTILGASLLWFGWFGFNAGSALTSGSLASLAFVTTNTASASAALGWTAMEWLRRKKPTALGAVSGAVAGLVAITPAAGFVSPLSAIIIGLVAGIICYGAVSLKPKLGYDDSLDVLGIHGAGGIWGALATGIFASVAVNPDGANGVLFGNPSLFVKQSIAVLATMVYSGVVSLAILKVIDWTVGLRVKEEDEVTGLDLSQHGEAGYN, translated from the coding sequence ATGAGCTTAAAAGAGTCAGGAGGTATGGTTAAAAGGATTTTTTTTCTGATCGCTATGGTCTTGATAACCTCTGGACCGGCCTATGCTGCCGGGTCGCAGGGGATTGATTCGGGTGATACTGCATGGCTGCTTATCTCAACCGCCCTTGTGATGCTTATGACACCCGGGCTTGCATTCTTTTACGGCGGCATGGTGAGAAGAAAAAACGTCCTTGACACCATAATGCATAGTTTTATTATTCTCTGTACTGTGAGCGTTGTCTGGGTGCTATGGGGTTATACCCTCGCCTTCGGACCTGATATCGGGGGGGTTGTGGGCTCCCTTAAGTGGATAGGGCTGGCAGGGATCGGGAATGAACCTGCCCCTATGGCACCGGGTGTTCCCCATCTGATATTCATGATGTTTCAGGGCATGTTTGCCGTTATAACCCCGGCTCTGATAACCGGGGCCTTTGCTGAGAGGATCAAGTTTTCCGCCGTGATTATTTTTACGGTCCTTTGGACAACATTCGTTTATTCACCTATTGCTCACTGGGTCTGGGGCGGCGGCTGGATCGGGACAAAAATAGGCGCGCTCGATTTTGCCGGCGGCACAGTTGTCCATATCAATTCAGCAATCGCCGCAATTGTTGCAGCGCTTATCGTAGGAAAGAGGAAGGGCTACCTTAAGGAGACCATCATGCCCCATGATCTTACGATGACGATTCTGGGCGCCTCCCTACTCTGGTTTGGGTGGTTCGGGTTCAATGCCGGCAGTGCGCTTACCTCGGGCAGTCTCGCCTCGCTTGCCTTTGTAACAACGAATACAGCGTCTGCCTCGGCAGCCCTTGGCTGGACCGCCATGGAATGGCTGAGAAGGAAAAAACCAACGGCTCTCGGTGCTGTCAGTGGGGCGGTGGCAGGCCTTGTTGCCATTACTCCCGCTGCAGGGTTTGTGAGCCCTCTCTCAGCAATTATTATCGGCCTTGTTGCCGGGATTATCTGTTATGGGGCAGTCAGTCTCAAGCCGAAACTCGGGTATGATGATTCCCTTGATGTCCTTGGGATACATGGTGCAGGTGGCATATGGGGTGCCCTTGCCACTGGGATCTTTGCTTCAGTGGCGGTTAATCCTGATGGTGCAAATGGCGTGCTCTTTGGAAATCCATCCCTTTTTGTAAAGCAGTCCATTGCTGTCTTGGCTACCATGGTATACTCCGGGGTGGTAAGTCTGGCAATACTGAAGGTCATCGACTGGACGGTGGGACTGAGGGTGAAGGAGGAAGATGAAGTCACAGGACTTGACCTCAGTCAGCATGGTGAGGCAGGCTATAATTAG
- the glnK gene encoding nitrogen regulatory protein P-II 2, giving the protein MKMVVAVIKHFRLDEVRKALTDIGVQGMTVSEVKGFGRQKGHLEVYRGAEYEVQFLPKVKIEVAVSEDKLEGVVEAIEGAARTGEIGDGKIFIYNLRDVIRIRTGDRGREAI; this is encoded by the coding sequence ATGAAGATGGTGGTGGCGGTAATCAAGCACTTCAGGCTTGATGAGGTAAGGAAGGCCCTGACGGACATAGGGGTGCAGGGAATGACGGTGAGTGAGGTGAAGGGGTTTGGAAGACAGAAGGGACACCTTGAGGTCTACCGCGGAGCGGAGTATGAGGTGCAGTTTCTGCCGAAGGTGAAGATTGAGGTGGCGGTTTCAGAGGATAAGCTTGAGGGTGTAGTTGAGGCGATAGAGGGAGCAGCGAGGACAGGCGAGATAGGAGACGGAAAGATCTTTATATACAATCTCCGGGACGTAATAAGGATAAGGACCGGAGACAGGGGAAGGGAGGCAATATGA
- a CDS encoding polysulfide reductase, NrfD, with protein sequence MFEKALEGRPKYWLWLLFLLGIMGVGFLFYLKQLKYGLGITGMSRDVSWGFYIAQFTFLVGVAASAVMIVIPYYLHNYKKFGKIVILGEFLAVAAVSMCLLFIFVDMGQPMRIFNVLLHPTPRSVLFWDSVVLTGYLILNIVIGWTTLEADRKEVPPPGWVKPLIYLSIPWAVSIHTVTAFIYAGLPGREFWLTAIMAARFLASAFASGPAMLIILALLIKRLTKFDPGEEAIQAIGKIVTYAMYANVFFFLLEVFTSFYSNIPGHMLSFEYLFAGLDGHGRLLPLMWFSAILAIFALAMLVFPSVRKNETTLAIACGAVFISLWIDKGFGLVIGGFIPNPFDRVTEYWPTLPETLISVAVWAAGFFILTLLYKIVVSVREAEGAGESIH encoded by the coding sequence ATGTTTGAGAAGGCACTTGAAGGGCGTCCTAAATACTGGTTGTGGTTGCTGTTTCTCCTGGGAATAATGGGGGTTGGTTTCCTCTTTTATCTTAAGCAGCTGAAGTACGGCCTGGGTATCACCGGGATGAGCCGGGATGTCTCCTGGGGTTTTTATATCGCCCAGTTTACTTTCCTTGTCGGGGTAGCTGCATCGGCTGTGATGATTGTGATTCCTTACTATCTTCACAACTATAAAAAGTTTGGTAAGATTGTGATCCTCGGCGAGTTCCTCGCTGTCGCCGCCGTTAGCATGTGCCTGCTCTTTATCTTTGTCGATATGGGACAGCCCATGCGTATTTTCAATGTGCTGCTCCATCCGACCCCGAGATCCGTGCTGTTCTGGGATTCCGTTGTGCTGACAGGTTATCTTATCCTTAATATAGTGATCGGGTGGACGACCCTCGAGGCCGACAGGAAAGAGGTGCCGCCCCCCGGGTGGGTGAAGCCCTTGATTTATCTTTCCATCCCGTGGGCCGTCAGTATTCATACCGTGACGGCCTTTATATACGCCGGGCTCCCCGGAAGAGAGTTCTGGCTGACGGCAATCATGGCCGCACGGTTTCTTGCATCCGCCTTTGCTTCAGGTCCGGCAATGCTGATAATCCTTGCATTGCTGATTAAGAGGCTCACAAAGTTTGATCCGGGAGAAGAAGCCATCCAGGCAATAGGGAAGATCGTTACTTACGCCATGTATGCAAATGTCTTTTTCTTCCTGTTGGAGGTCTTTACCTCCTTTTACAGTAACATTCCCGGACATATGCTTTCCTTTGAGTATCTCTTTGCAGGACTTGATGGGCACGGAAGGCTTCTTCCGCTGATGTGGTTTTCGGCAATACTTGCTATTTTTGCCCTTGCGATGCTTGTATTTCCAAGTGTCAGGAAGAATGAAACAACACTGGCGATAGCATGTGGGGCTGTATTCATCTCGCTATGGATAGACAAGGGGTTTGGCCTGGTGATTGGTGGTTTTATACCGAATCCTTTCGACAGGGTTACCGAGTATTGGCCGACTCTCCCCGAGACACTTATTTCCGTGGCAGTATGGGCTGCGGGCTTTTTTATTCTGACCCTGCTTTATAAGATTGTGGTATCGGTCAGAGAGGCGGAGGGAGCAGGCGAGTCGATTCATTAA
- the ttrB_2 gene encoding tetrathionate reductase subunit B precursor produces MSIDRREFLKIAGLAGLGVGVAGMNLVLRDRAVDAAGFLPEPKGLVAKRWAMVVDLSKFRTDEDYRRVIGACRWAHNVPDIGNKKDEVKWIWTEEFEHAFIGQMNKYVPAGIEDKPFLLFCNHCDNPPCVRVCPTQATFKRPDGIVAQDYHRCIGCRFCMAACPYGSRSFNWIDPRPYIKKINPEFPTRTIGVVEKCNFCVERLAQGLKPACVEKSGGGLIFGDLADPGSEVRKVLSKHYTIRRRPQLGTQPSVFYIIGGGEENV; encoded by the coding sequence ATGAGTATCGACAGGAGAGAATTTCTCAAGATAGCAGGGCTTGCCGGTCTTGGTGTAGGGGTTGCCGGGATGAACCTCGTGTTGAGAGACAGGGCAGTAGATGCTGCAGGTTTTTTGCCCGAGCCCAAGGGCCTTGTGGCAAAGCGCTGGGCGATGGTTGTCGATTTGAGCAAGTTCAGGACGGATGAGGACTACAGGAGGGTGATCGGGGCATGCCGCTGGGCTCATAATGTCCCTGATATCGGCAACAAGAAGGATGAGGTCAAGTGGATCTGGACAGAGGAGTTTGAACATGCCTTTATCGGGCAGATGAATAAATACGTCCCGGCAGGGATCGAGGATAAGCCTTTTCTCCTTTTCTGCAATCACTGTGACAACCCACCCTGTGTGCGTGTATGTCCTACACAGGCAACATTCAAGAGGCCGGACGGTATAGTTGCCCAGGACTACCACCGCTGTATCGGATGCAGGTTCTGCATGGCGGCTTGTCCCTATGGTTCAAGGAGCTTTAACTGGATTGACCCGAGGCCGTACATTAAGAAGATCAATCCTGAATTTCCCACCAGGACTATCGGTGTGGTTGAGAAATGCAACTTTTGTGTTGAGAGATTGGCCCAGGGGCTGAAGCCTGCGTGTGTGGAGAAATCCGGCGGCGGTCTGATATTCGGCGATCTTGCAGATCCCGGTTCAGAGGTCAGGAAGGTCCTGAGCAAGCACTATACAATCCGGCGCAGGCCTCAACTTGGAACACAACCGAGCGTGTTTTACATAATCGGAGGAGGTGAGGAAAATGTTTGA
- a CDS encoding succinate dehydrogenase/fumarate reductase iron-sulfur subunit produces the protein MAKATKTPKPEELTKIDYSAPKTQWMETPVEFKPGTFCYGTRPKYLEAVGFPNPREWATADEDWKLPENWKEIVLDGMKDRLQKYRSFQLFMDICVRCGACADKCHFYIGSGDPKNMPVLRAELLRSVYRKYFTAGGKVLGKYAGARELTYDVFKEWWYYYYQCTECRRCSVFCPYGIDQAEITMMGRELFNLLGCNTDWIAGPVAYCYQKGNHLGLEPHTIKSNIEMLVDDIEEITGIKIEPTFNRKGAEILFVTPSGDLFGLPGVYNCLGYLMLFHELGLDYTWSTYASEGGNFGFFTSNEMAKRLHYKIYAEAKRLGVKYIIGGECGHMWRLVHQYLDTWHGPADFLEVPISPITGTRFENASATKMVHIDEFTADILRHGKLKLDPSRNDHLKITLHDSCNTSRGMGILEEPRYIIKNTCKHFYEMHEDTIREKTFCCGSGAGLNAGENMELRMRGGFPRANAVKHVHEKYGVNMLANICAIDRAALPTLMQYWVPEVDVCGVHELLGNALVMEGEQERTMDLRLEPLPGKEDIEEDE, from the coding sequence ATGGCAAAGGCAACAAAAACACCAAAACCAGAGGAACTTACAAAGATAGATTACAGCGCACCCAAGACACAGTGGATGGAGACCCCGGTTGAGTTCAAACCCGGGACATTTTGCTATGGGACAAGGCCGAAATATCTTGAGGCGGTAGGCTTCCCGAATCCCAGGGAGTGGGCAACCGCGGATGAGGACTGGAAGCTTCCGGAAAACTGGAAGGAGATTGTCCTTGACGGCATGAAAGACAGGCTTCAGAAGTACAGGTCCTTCCAGTTGTTTATGGATATCTGTGTAAGGTGCGGGGCCTGTGCTGATAAATGTCATTTCTATATTGGTTCAGGTGACCCCAAGAATATGCCCGTTTTGAGGGCGGAACTCCTGAGGTCGGTATATCGCAAGTACTTCACTGCCGGAGGAAAGGTATTAGGTAAGTATGCAGGAGCAAGGGAGCTTACTTATGATGTCTTTAAGGAGTGGTGGTACTATTACTATCAATGTACGGAGTGCAGAAGGTGTTCGGTTTTTTGCCCTTATGGGATTGACCAGGCAGAGATAACAATGATGGGCAGGGAGTTGTTTAACCTCCTTGGCTGCAATACCGACTGGATTGCCGGACCTGTGGCCTATTGTTACCAGAAGGGCAATCATCTCGGGCTCGAGCCCCATACCATCAAGAGCAACATTGAGATGTTGGTTGATGATATAGAAGAGATTACCGGGATCAAGATAGAGCCGACATTCAACAGGAAGGGTGCGGAAATACTCTTTGTTACTCCTTCCGGTGACCTGTTTGGTCTTCCCGGGGTTTATAACTGTCTGGGCTACCTTATGCTCTTCCACGAACTGGGGCTTGACTATACATGGAGCACCTATGCCTCGGAAGGGGGGAACTTCGGTTTCTTCACATCCAATGAAATGGCGAAGAGGCTCCATTACAAGATCTATGCAGAGGCGAAGAGGCTTGGAGTTAAATACATAATCGGTGGTGAATGCGGTCATATGTGGAGGCTCGTACACCAGTATCTTGACACCTGGCATGGCCCTGCTGATTTCCTTGAAGTGCCTATTTCGCCGATAACGGGGACAAGGTTCGAGAATGCAAGCGCTACCAAGATGGTTCATATTGACGAGTTTACGGCGGATATCCTGAGACACGGCAAGCTCAAGCTCGACCCGAGCAGGAACGACCACCTGAAGATTACCCTCCATGACTCATGTAACACCTCAAGGGGAATGGGTATCCTTGAGGAGCCGCGTTATATCATAAAGAATACATGTAAGCACTTCTATGAGATGCACGAGGATACCATCAGGGAGAAGACCTTCTGCTGCGGGAGTGGTGCCGGACTGAACGCCGGTGAAAATATGGAACTCAGGATGCGGGGCGGGTTCCCCAGGGCCAATGCCGTAAAGCATGTTCATGAAAAGTATGGTGTTAATATGCTTGCAAATATCTGTGCGATAGACAGGGCGGCCCTGCCCACACTGATGCAGTACTGGGTCCCCGAGGTGGACGTATGCGGCGTTCATGAACTTCTTGGGAATGCCCTTGTGATGGAAGGTGAGCAGGAGAGGACGATGGATCTGAGGCTTGAACCCCTTCCCGGGAAGGAAGACATCGAGGAGGATGAATAA
- a CDS encoding nitrate reductase gamma subunit, translating into MGALVSLIAVILLILVALVGVEVLPLQALFGVAIPYAAVIVFLTGFVLKILKWARVPVPFHIPTTCGQQKSLPWIHYSKIENPAGTTGVVARMALEVLLFRSLFRNLKGELHEGPRMAYGWEKWLWLGAIVFHWSLFIVILRHLRLFTQPVPAFVKLINAFDGFLQIGSPHLLISGVTLLLAVLYLLIRRFYVPQVKYISLPADYFPLFLITAIASTGVLMRYFYKVDVIKVKELTVGLATLRPTIPDGIGAMFYVHIFLISTLFAYFPFSKLMHLGGIFLSPTRNLSNNSRVKRHINPWNYPVKVHTYEEYEDEFREKMISAGIPVEKEVEEAKETEEKSEGKE; encoded by the coding sequence ATGGGAGCTTTGGTTTCCTTAATAGCTGTTATATTGCTTATACTTGTTGCATTAGTTGGTGTTGAGGTGCTTCCCCTGCAGGCCCTCTTTGGTGTTGCAATTCCCTATGCCGCGGTTATTGTATTTCTTACCGGTTTTGTCTTAAAAATTCTTAAATGGGCCCGCGTTCCTGTTCCTTTCCATATACCAACCACCTGTGGACAGCAGAAGTCCCTTCCCTGGATTCATTACAGTAAAATCGAAAACCCGGCAGGGACCACGGGCGTTGTTGCCAGGATGGCACTTGAGGTCTTGCTCTTCAGGTCGTTATTCAGAAACCTCAAAGGTGAACTCCATGAAGGGCCAAGGATGGCTTACGGATGGGAAAAATGGCTATGGCTTGGCGCTATTGTATTTCACTGGTCTTTATTTATCGTCATTTTACGGCATCTGAGGCTTTTTACCCAGCCCGTCCCGGCATTTGTAAAGCTCATTAATGCCTTTGACGGTTTCCTCCAGATTGGTTCACCCCACCTGCTGATCAGCGGAGTTACATTGCTTCTGGCGGTTCTGTATCTCTTGATAAGGCGTTTCTATGTTCCCCAGGTAAAATACATATCCCTACCCGCCGACTACTTCCCGCTTTTTCTTATAACAGCCATAGCATCCACCGGCGTCCTGATGCGGTATTTTTACAAGGTGGATGTAATCAAGGTAAAGGAACTCACGGTGGGGCTTGCTACTTTGAGGCCGACTATTCCTGATGGGATTGGTGCGATGTTTTATGTCCATATCTTTCTTATAAGTACTCTCTTTGCATACTTCCCATTCAGTAAGCTCATGCACCTTGGCGGTATCTTTCTGAGCCCGACAAGAAACCTTTCTAATAACAGCCGTGTGAAGAGGCATATAAATCCATGGAACTACCCCGTTAAGGTACATACATACGAGGAGTACGAGGATGAGTTCAGAGAGAAGATGATTTCTGCCGGGATACCCGTGGAAAAAGAGGTGGAGGAAGCAAAAGAGACAGAAGAAAAAAGTGAGGGAAAGGAGTAA
- the tusE gene encoding sulfurtransferase TusE — translation MPTIEFEGKQIDVDEEGYLQNLDDWTEGLANYMAQQDGQELTKEHWDIINFLRDYYNKYQIAPMIKILVKEIKKNMGPEKGNTKYLYQLFPDGPAKQACRYAGLPKPTGCV, via the coding sequence ATGCCGACTATTGAGTTTGAAGGCAAACAGATCGATGTAGATGAGGAGGGGTATCTCCAGAATCTTGATGACTGGACTGAAGGGCTTGCCAATTACATGGCTCAGCAGGATGGCCAGGAGCTTACCAAGGAGCACTGGGATATCATCAATTTTCTGAGAGACTATTACAATAAATACCAGATTGCTCCCATGATCAAGATACTCGTAAAAGAGATCAAGAAGAACATGGGGCCTGAGAAGGGTAACACGAAGTATCTCTATCAGCTCTTCCCCGATGGTCCTGCTAAGCAGGCCTGTAGATATGCAGGTCTTCCAAAGCCGACAGGCTGCGTGTAA